The Hippea jasoniae genome includes the window GGGTTCAATTAAGATGACAGCAGATGGCAAGAGGGTTATTAAATGCGACCACTGCGGGGGCAACCCAGAATGTGTAAAGGTCTGTCATGCGGGTGCAATAGAGTATAAAGAGATTGAAGATATGGTTTTTGATAAACAGCTTAAAACAGCAACCATCTATAAAAGTTTTATAGAAAATGGGGGTCAAATATGAAAGGTGGTTATGCTGGAAAGATATTGAGGGTTAATTTGACAGAAATGAAGACAACAGTTGAAGATATAAACAGGCAGTGGGCTGAAGATTTCATCGGTGGCAGGGGATACGGCACGAGAATCTTAATGGAAGAAGTAGACCCTTTAGTTGATCCATTAAGCGAACAAAACAAGGTTGTTATAGCAACAGGACCCCTTGGCTCAACATATGCACCATCTTCAGGCAGGGTTATGGTGATTACCAAGGGAGCTCTAAATGGAGCCATAGCATGCTCAAATGCAGGTGGGCATTTTGGACCTCATCTAAAACGCAGTGGATTTGATGCGATTATTATTGAGGGTAGGGCTGAAAAACCCGTCTATTTATGGATTTATAAAGGTAGTGTTGAAATCAGGGATGCAGAAGAGCTTGTAGGTTTAAACACTAAAGAAACAGATAAAAAACTCAAAGAGCTTTTGCATTTAGAAATAGGCACGCTGGAGATAGGAAAGGCAGCAGAGAAACTATCTCTTATTGCCAATATTACATTCGATGGTCACAGAGCAGCAGGCAGGGGTGGTGTTGGCGCTGTTTTAGCAAGCAAAAATTTAAAGGCAATAGCTGTTAGAGGAACAAACGGTATAGCAGTTTATAATAAAGAGAGGTTCACAAAAGCCGTTTACAATGCACGGGATATTTTAAGCAAAGACCCGTTTGCCTCCAAGGGTGGGGCGTTGTATGGAACGGCAGTTTTAGTTAAAACAATAAATAGCGTTGGTGGCTTTCCATCGTTTAATGCACATGATGCCTATTTTGAAACAGCCGACAAAATTAGCGGTCAGAGTCTAACCAAAAACAACCTTATAAAGGCTGAAGCCTGTGATAGTTGTTCAATTGCCTGTGGCAGGGTAACAGAGATTAGAAAGGGTAAATATAGCTCAAATAAAGGCGTAGGACCTGAATATGAAACAATCTGGGCTTTAGGGGCAAACTGCGGTGTGGATGACCTGGATGCAATTGTTTATGCAAATTATCTGTGTAATGATTATGGCCTTGACACCATTTCTGCAGGTGCAACTGTGGCCTGTGCAATGGACCTATTTGAGGCTGGCTATATACCCAAAGAGGATATAGGATTTGAGCTGAAGTTTGGCGATCCTGATGCAATGGTTGAGGCTATTAAACTAATGTGTGAACAAAGTAGCGATTTCGGAAAACTCCTTGCTGAAGGTTCATACAGACTTGCTGAGCATTATGGTCATTCA containing:
- a CDS encoding aldehyde ferredoxin oxidoreductase family protein — its product is MKGGYAGKILRVNLTEMKTTVEDINRQWAEDFIGGRGYGTRILMEEVDPLVDPLSEQNKVVIATGPLGSTYAPSSGRVMVITKGALNGAIACSNAGGHFGPHLKRSGFDAIIIEGRAEKPVYLWIYKGSVEIRDAEELVGLNTKETDKKLKELLHLEIGTLEIGKAAEKLSLIANITFDGHRAAGRGGVGAVLASKNLKAIAVRGTNGIAVYNKERFTKAVYNARDILSKDPFASKGGALYGTAVLVKTINSVGGFPSFNAHDAYFETADKISGQSLTKNNLIKAEACDSCSIACGRVTEIRKGKYSSNKGVGPEYETIWALGANCGVDDLDAIVYANYLCNDYGLDTISAGATVACAMDLFEAGYIPKEDIGFELKFGDPDAMVEAIKLMCEQSSDFGKLLAEGSYRLAEHYGHSEFSMSVKKQEFPAYDPRAIKGIGLEYATSNRGACHVRGYTIGAEVFGKMDKNSYEGKAKLTKTLQDMTAALDSTGICLFTTFGLKPKHIAELFEAATGISCDEKEFLKKGERIWNLERLFNIKAGFNKEDDNLPERMYKEPIKTGPSKGEVADLTEVIKEYYKLRGWDEDGRPTSEKLKELNLEEFA